One genomic window of Pseudomonas chlororaphis subsp. piscium includes the following:
- a CDS encoding amidohydrolase, which yields MNADLILFNGQFHTVDREKPRASAVAISQGRFVAVGTDAEAMALRGSGTQVIDLKGRTVIPGLNDSHLHLIRGGLNYNLELRWEGVPSLADALRMLKDQADRTPTPQWVRVVGGWNEFQFAEKRMPTLEELNQAAPDTPVFVLHLYDRALLNRAALRVAGYTRNTPNPPGGEIVRDSNGEPTGMLVARPNAMILYSTLAKGPKLPLEYQVNSTRQFMRELNRLGLTSAIDAGGGFQNYPDDYAVIEQLAREQQLTVRIAYNLFTQKPKEELTDFKNWTGSVKLHQGDDFLRHNGAGEMLVFSAADFEDFLEPRPDLPQTMEQELEPVVRHLVEQRWPFRLHATYDESISRMLDVFEKVNRDIPFNGLPWFFDHAETITPKNIERVRALGGGIAIQDRMAFQGEYFVDRYGAKAAEQTPPIKRMLAEGVPVGAGTDATRVSSYNPWTSLYWMVSGKTVGGMELHAEGLPRQTALELFTHGSAWFSSEQGKKGQIKVGQLADLAALSADFFSVEEEAIKWIESVLTVVDGKVVYAAGDFSKLSPPMVPVLPDWSPVVKVPGHWRPTSPLVAQVHQCSGPCAVHSHSHERARLSNVPVSDFQGFWGAFGCSCFAF from the coding sequence ATGAACGCCGATCTGATTCTGTTCAATGGTCAATTCCATACCGTCGACCGCGAGAAGCCCCGCGCCAGCGCGGTCGCCATCAGCCAGGGGCGCTTCGTCGCGGTGGGCACCGATGCCGAGGCCATGGCCTTGCGCGGCAGCGGCACCCAGGTCATCGACCTCAAGGGCCGCACGGTGATTCCCGGCCTCAACGACTCGCACCTGCACCTGATCCGCGGCGGCCTGAACTACAACCTGGAACTGCGTTGGGAAGGCGTGCCCTCGCTGGCCGACGCGTTGCGCATGCTCAAGGACCAGGCCGACCGCACGCCGACCCCGCAGTGGGTGCGGGTGGTGGGCGGCTGGAACGAATTCCAGTTCGCCGAAAAACGCATGCCGACCCTGGAAGAACTTAACCAGGCGGCGCCGGACACTCCGGTGTTCGTTCTGCACCTGTATGACCGCGCCTTGCTCAACCGCGCGGCCCTGCGTGTTGCCGGCTACACCCGCAACACACCGAACCCGCCGGGCGGCGAGATTGTCCGCGACAGCAACGGCGAACCCACCGGCATGCTGGTGGCCCGGCCCAACGCGATGATTCTCTATTCGACCCTGGCCAAGGGGCCCAAGCTGCCCCTGGAATACCAGGTCAACTCGACCCGCCAGTTCATGCGCGAACTCAATCGCCTGGGCCTGACCAGCGCCATCGACGCCGGTGGCGGTTTCCAGAACTACCCGGACGACTACGCGGTGATCGAGCAACTGGCCCGGGAGCAGCAGTTGACGGTGCGCATCGCCTACAACCTGTTCACCCAGAAGCCCAAGGAAGAACTCACCGACTTCAAGAACTGGACCGGCAGCGTCAAGCTGCACCAGGGCGACGACTTCCTGCGCCACAACGGTGCCGGGGAAATGCTGGTGTTCTCCGCGGCGGACTTCGAGGACTTCCTCGAACCACGCCCGGACCTGCCGCAGACCATGGAGCAGGAACTGGAGCCGGTGGTGCGCCATCTGGTGGAGCAGCGCTGGCCGTTCCGCCTGCATGCCACCTACGACGAGTCGATCTCGCGCATGCTCGACGTGTTCGAGAAGGTCAACCGCGACATTCCCTTCAACGGCCTGCCGTGGTTCTTCGACCACGCCGAAACCATCACGCCGAAAAATATCGAGCGGGTTCGCGCCCTCGGTGGCGGCATCGCGATCCAGGATCGCATGGCGTTCCAGGGCGAATACTTTGTCGACCGCTACGGCGCCAAGGCCGCCGAACAGACCCCGCCGATCAAGCGCATGCTGGCCGAAGGCGTGCCAGTAGGCGCCGGCACCGATGCCACCCGGGTCTCCAGCTATAACCCCTGGACCTCGCTGTACTGGATGGTCAGCGGCAAGACCGTGGGCGGTATGGAGCTGCACGCCGAAGGCCTGCCGCGGCAGACCGCGCTGGAACTGTTCACCCACGGCAGCGCCTGGTTCTCCTCGGAGCAGGGCAAGAAGGGCCAGATCAAGGTCGGCCAGCTGGCGGACCTGGCGGCCCTGTCCGCGGACTTCTTCAGCGTCGAGGAAGAAGCCATCAAGTGGATCGAGTCGGTGCTGACGGTGGTCGACGGCAAGGTGGTGTACGCCGCCGGCGACTTCTCCAAGCTCTCGCCGCCCATGGTCCCGGTGCTGCCGGACTGGTCGCCGGTGGTCAAGGTGCCGGGGCACTGGCGCCCGACCTCGCCGCTGGTGGCCCAGGTGCACCAATGCAGCGGCCCGTGCGCGGTGCACTCCCATAGCCACGAGCGGGCGCGCCTGTCGAATGTGCCGGTCAGCGACTTCCAGGGTTTCTGGGGCGCCTTCGGCTGC
- a CDS encoding antibiotic biosynthesis monooxygenase, protein MSDFNRLEATARPGADEVVTLIVKHRVKAGLEAPYEAWLRRIVGIAGQHEGHLGVDVIRGKSSGLDLFTCVLRFCSTEAMQRWLESPQRQALVDEAAPMLADGDQTEVHPVHEFWFSIQADAASPPPRWKQALLTMLVILPHTLLVPLIWGPVLQLNALLANYVVATFLITLTIVLSVVYLFMPLATRLFAPWLQASVTDRHLEPGHGQ, encoded by the coding sequence ATGTCTGATTTCAATCGTCTCGAGGCCACTGCGCGGCCGGGGGCCGATGAGGTCGTGACCCTGATCGTCAAGCACCGGGTCAAGGCGGGCCTGGAAGCGCCCTATGAAGCCTGGTTGCGGCGCATCGTCGGTATCGCCGGGCAGCACGAAGGGCATCTGGGGGTGGACGTGATTCGCGGCAAGAGCAGCGGCCTTGACCTGTTCACCTGCGTGCTGCGTTTCTGCTCCACCGAGGCGATGCAGCGCTGGCTCGAATCGCCGCAACGCCAGGCGCTGGTCGACGAAGCCGCGCCGATGCTGGCCGACGGCGACCAGACCGAAGTCCACCCGGTCCACGAGTTCTGGTTTTCCATCCAGGCCGATGCCGCCTCGCCACCGCCACGCTGGAAGCAGGCGCTGTTGACTATGCTGGTGATTCTGCCGCACACCTTGCTGGTGCCGCTGATCTGGGGGCCTGTGCTGCAACTGAATGCCTTGCTTGCCAACTACGTGGTCGCCACCTTCCTGATCACCCTGACCATAGTGCTCTCGGTGGTCTATCTGTTCATGCCCCTGGCGACCCGGTTGTTCGCACCCTGGCTGCAAGCCTCTGTCACCGATCGACACCTGGAGCCCGGCCATGGCCAATAA
- a CDS encoding DoxX family protein codes for MNASPWDARARDLGLLFLRVSAGLFLLWVHGLPKLLDYSAELQRIEDPFQLGANLTLMLAIFAEVLCPLLIVAGVLVRLACLPILTVLLVALLVVHPQWSLAEGQFAWLLLILFSSILIAGPGRLALNDRFAGALRYV; via the coding sequence ATGAACGCTTCACCATGGGATGCACGGGCCCGGGACCTCGGGCTGCTGTTTTTGCGGGTCAGTGCCGGGTTGTTCCTGCTGTGGGTGCATGGCCTGCCGAAACTGCTCGACTACAGTGCGGAACTGCAACGCATCGAAGACCCGTTCCAGCTCGGCGCCAACCTGACGCTGATGCTGGCGATTTTCGCCGAGGTGCTGTGCCCGTTGCTGATTGTCGCCGGGGTGCTGGTACGCCTGGCGTGCCTGCCGATTCTCACGGTGCTGCTGGTGGCACTGCTGGTGGTGCATCCGCAGTGGAGCCTGGCCGAAGGGCAGTTCGCCTGGCTGCTGTTGATCCTGTTCAGCAGCATTCTGATTGCTGGCCCGGGACGGCTGGCCCTCAATGATCGTTTTGCCGGAGCCTTGCGTTATGTCTGA